Genomic segment of Pseudothermotoga hypogea DSM 11164 = NBRC 106472:
GGCGGATGTCGTTGTCGAGGAGAATTTTCTTGGTGGTCCTGGCAATTTTCTTCTCGACCTATTCGATCGCGGCTGGTTCGATTGAACTATGTGAACAACTTTCAATCTGTGAGAAATCCTGTGTTTTGAACGCGCCTCTGCAGAACCTTTTGAAGGACGTATCGCTGTTGGCACTCGGCTGTAATCAGAATATGGAGATTGCGAGGGACGTTGCATACGTCGCTGGCATGGTGGCACGCTCTCACGGCTTTGAGTACGTTGTTTTTGGAACACTCGACGTGTTGACGGACAACGATCCAAATCCTTTGGGTAAGATCTCTCGATCTCCTTTCATAACCGCCCAGATCATCTCCTACATGATAGAAGGTTTCGTCTCGGCGGGTGTAGTGCCTATACTGAACGCGACCGGGACGGTCAATCCCGATGTCGTCAGATCGTTGCTGACTCGAAAGATGAGTTGTCCAACCTTGGTGGAGGACAAAGAGAAAGCGAAAACATTGCGAAAAATGGGGTTCGATGTTGTGTTCGTGACGGGCAAAGGTGAGTTGCTCGGAAAGCTACCAACTTTGAACGTGAAGCCGCCGATAGATCTTTCAGACCTCGAGCGGATTAGAAGGAAGGCCCTCGAGGGAGCGATCGTGCTTTTGAATCGCTCTGTGAAAAAGATTTCGGTGAACGATCCCTTCTCGGTGACGGGCGTGCTTGTCTTCAGTGATGAGGAATGGATCTTGAAGCTTGCCGAGCAGGTGTTGAAGGGCGAAAGACCGTCAACCGGAAGAGCTCCTTGAAATCAAACAGACCGCGATCGCCGAAGCTCCCTCACTCGCTTCGAAGCCCAGGTTGTTGGCCGTCTTGAATTTCACGTTCACACTATCCTTATCGATTCCCAGGCTGTTCGCGAGTGTTTCAACCATTCTTTCTCTGAAAGGTGAGAGCTTCACAGCTCCACAGGTCACAGTCACATCGACGTTCACTATGGTCCAACCTTTCTCCACCAAGAGGTCTCTCATTCGTTTCAACATCACCAAGCTCGAAGCGTTCCGCCAACGCTCGCTCTGATCGAAGTACTCACCGATGTCCCCGAGGGCCGCCGCACCGAGGAGCGCATCGATCAGTGCGTGGCAGACCACATCTGCGTCTGAATGACCTTTGAGGCCCACCTCTTCGCTCACGACGACGCCACCGAGGACCATCTTTCCAGGTTTTTTCAATGCGTGCCTGTCGGTGCCTATCCCGACCCTTAGGTTCATTCCACCTCGATCCTTTCCACCTCGTGAAACGAGGCTGTTTGTGGTTCGAACATCAGCTTCACCGTGCCTATGGGACCATTCCTTTGCTTTCCGATGATTATCTCGGCTTCGTGAGGTTCGTGCAGTTTTTCGCTCTTCTTGTAGTACTCTTCTCGATAAATGAACAGCACCATGTCGGCGTCCTGTTCTATCGCTCCAGATTCTCTCAGATCACTCAACCTTGGCCTTTTGTCCTCGCGGGTTTCCACAGCACGTGAGAGCTGAGAAAGCGCAACGACGGCGATGTCGAGTTCTCTGGCGAGCAACTTCAGCGACCTCGAGATCTCGGATATTTCCTGTTGCCTGCTCTCCTGGCCACCTCCGCGTGTATGCATCAGCTGAAGATAATCGACGAAAATGGCATCGATGTTGTACTCTCGCTTCATTCTCCTCGCTTTCGCACGCAGCGTACGTGGATCCAGAGAAGGTTCATCGTCCACAACGATGTTGGCCTTGTAAAGCTTTGAGGCACCTATAGTCAATCTCTCCCATTCTTGATCGCTCAAATAACCCGTCCTGATCTTGTGCAGATCCACCCTCGATTCGCTACACAAAAGTCTCTGTGCGAGCTGTTCTTTGGACATTTCAAGACTGAATATGCCCACGGACAAGTTGAATTTGACGGCCATGTTGCGCGCTATCGTGAGTGCGAACGCAGTCTTACCCACAGATGGTCTGGCTGCGATGATGATCAGATCAGACTTGTGAAAACCAGAGGTCTGCCTGTCCAACACTCTGAAACCTGTGGGCAAACCGCTCACGACAGCACCAGGTTCGAGAACTGTAGAACTTTTCGTCCTGAGTTCTTCGAGATTTTCAAAAACTGCGTGCATTATCGAGCCGATGTGATCGTAAGTTTTCGTGGCCCTCGATTCGGCGATGTCGAAGACGATCCTTTCAGCCTCGTCTAAGATCTCGTCCACTTCGCGTTCCTCGTAGGCCGATTCGACGATGTTTCTGCCAGCCTCTATCAAGCTTCTCAGGATCGATTTGTCTCGCACGATCTTGGCATAATGCATCACGTGTGCCGATGTCGGCACAGCCTCTGCAAGTCTTGCGACGTCCAGTTCACTACCGACGAACTTCATCTGTCCTGTCTTCTTCAGTTCTTCGCACACCGACAACACGTCGATGGGGTCACCGCGCTCGTACATCTTCTCCATGACAGCGAATATCGCTTGATGTTTTTTTGAATAGAAATCGTTGCTTCTGAGAACTTCCATAACGTCGTTCACAACGCTTGGATCGATCAATATGCTTCCGATGACCGCCTCTTCCGCTTCCAAGTTGTGCGGGGGTAAGAGTGGCATGAGAGATCACCTCAATGAGATCATACAAAAAAACGGGGCGATTTTGCCCCGCTTGGTGGAGCCGATGGGATTCGAACCCACGACTTCTACCTTGCGAAGGTAGCGCTCTCCCAGCTGAGCTACGGCCCCAGCAATTCAAATTATAGACCAACATCCACCACAATGCAAGGGGAAAAATCGGCTTTGTCGAGTGTATAATTTTTTCGAGCAAATCGAGCGTTCACGAGAGGTGATCGTATGAACATCGAAGTGGTTCAGCTGAACATACCTGAAGGAACCAACGTCATCTTAGGGCACTCACACTTCATCAAGACAGTTGAAGATCTCTACGAAGTCGTGGTGACGACCAACCCGAACATGAAGTTTGGCCTCGCGTTCAACGAGGCGAGTGGACCGTGCTTAGTGAGGTACGAAGGAAACGATCAAGAGCTCATCGATGTGGCGATCGACAACGCGAGAAGAATCGGAGCAGGCCATCTGTTTGTGCTTTTGATCAGGAACGGTTATCCCATCAACATACTCAATCAGATCAAGAACGTTCAGGAAGTGTGCAGAATATTCGCTGCCACTGCAAACCCGTTGCAGGTGCTGGTGGTACAGACCGACCAGGGTAGGTCGGTCATAGGTGTGGTGGACGGTTTCGCCGTCAAAGGGGTTGAGTCAGACAAGGACAGAGAGTGGAGGCACAATTTCTTGAGACAGATTACCAAGTACAAGAAGTGATCGGGGACATTCGACCGAGTGACCCGCCCATGGGGCGGGTTTTTTGTTGAAAACTCGAACTCATGGTTCAAAGATATTGATAGAAAGACTGGGATACTAATATATATTCAGATTAGTTATTGATATTTTCTATTTCTACTTGACAAAATTTGAAGGAGGTGATAAACTTATTCACGGAGGTGGGAGCATGTTGGAGTACATGTTGGCGAAGATCAGACATGACCAGCTCATCAGGGAAGCGGAGAAAGAAAGGATGCTGAGAGAAGCAAGACAGCTCAAAGTCCTGTACGGTTCCAACGCTCAGCAAGAGCAAGTTGAGAAGGAGAGAAAGGCGGCAGTGAAGAGCTGAAATTCGCATCGAGATCTTGCAAACGTCGCGGCCTGAGTTTTTTATTCACCATCTGAATGATAGTGCCAAGCTTCTTCATGCACGATCGATCTTGATACTTTGGTCCAAACTAAGGCTGGGTTCGGGGTTCTATCAAGCATGTAACCGTGATATGGGTCCGACGCTTCAATTCATGTCTCTGTATTGAAACATGGCTTTAGAACAAGGTACAGTATAATCATCGTATGAAACAACAACAAAAGCTTGCGCTTTTCTCAAGTGAATTCTTAGCATATGCCTTGCTCGCTTGCATGACTCTGTTGAGTCAGTATTTTGTACACATCGGCCTTTCCCCGTCCTTCGTTGGAGTCTTGATGGCCCTTCCTTCTGTCAACGCACTTTGGGCGAACCAGTTCTACTTTTTGCTGGCCTACAGGTTTGGCGTGAGAAGAGTGGTCCTTTACGCTGCGACAATTGGGATCGCCTCGCTGTGGATTTTGTTCTTATCGAAGAATGCCTTCATGATATTCGTCTTCTGTTTCTCGCTGATGCTTTCGCAAGGTGGTCTGGTACCTCTTCTGGAATCTTCTTTGGTAGAACTTGCAAGTCGGGCTCAGCTTTCTTACGGCAGGATAAGGCTCTTCGGTACCTTCGGTTATGCTGCCGCTTCTTTCCTGGTGGCCAACCTGGTGAATGAAGGCTTCGTGACGTTGTTTGTAGTTTATTCGATGCTTTTCTTCTCGATAGGGTTACTGGTGCAGAAGAGCAAGCTCGAGATGAGTTTTCACCGAAGGCCATCGGTACGAGCGACTGACAAGAGATTCTCTGTGCTCTTCGCTATCGTTACCGTCGCGGTGGGATTCAATTTGTTCAACACCGTCTTTCTGCCGGTGCTCGTCAAATCCAAGAACTTCCACGCGGCGAGTGTTGGTTTGAGTTTCACACTGATGGCGCTGAGTGAGACTCCTTTTCTGCTTTTCGCCGAACGCATAACAAAAAGGTTCGGAAGTTTCAAGTTGCTATCGAGTGCCATTTTCGTCGTGGGATTGAGGTTGATACTCGCATCGTTTGTGACCACGGAAGTGCAGTTGTTACTGACCCAGCTCCTTCATGGCTGGACTTACATCGTGATCTACTACGCCACGCTGTTCTTGATGAGACAAAAACTTTCGGCACACGTACTGGAAGGTACACAGATAGTCTTCTGGATGTCTCTGCAGGGTATAGGCCCACTCTTGGGCTCCAGCGTTGGGGGCGTTGTTGTAGAGAAGATGGGAGCAGAACCTGCTTATCTCACGTTTGGTATCATTGCGATGTCTCTCACGATCTTTTCTTGGGCTGTTGAGAAGATCTGGTTCAGAAAGGGGTGAAGAACTTGCAACACTTAGTTCATAAGCTCAAGGGCATGATGAAACTCCCAGAACTGGATTCTTTCGGTAAAGTCCTTTGCGTACAGCCTCACCCGGACGATGCGGACATCTCCATGGGTGGAACGATCGCAAAACTTTCGCAGAAAGGGATCAGGGTCTACTACGTCACGGTGACCGATGGTTCGGCGGGAACACGTGACGAATCGTTGGTCGGAAAGAAGCTGGCTGAGATCAGAAAGAAAGAGCAAGAAAAGGCGGCAGAGATTCTGGGTGTTCACGAGCTGTTGTGGCTCGATTTTGAAGACCTCGGTGATTACACGATCGAACAGGTGCGAGAGAAACTAATACGGATCATCAGAAAGATCGAGCCTGATGCGGTTTTCACCGTGGATCCGTTCGCACCTTACGAAGTTCATCCCGACCATCTTAGGTGTGGTATGTCCACGGCACAGGCTGTGAGTCTGTACAGGCTACCGAAACTTGTTCCCGGCACATCGAACCACGACGTCACAGCTATTGGATTCTTCAACACGGCGTTCCCAAACACGT
This window contains:
- a CDS encoding glycoside hydrolase family 3 protein; amino-acid sequence: MSRRIFLVVLAIFFSTYSIAAGSIELCEQLSICEKSCVLNAPLQNLLKDVSLLALGCNQNMEIARDVAYVAGMVARSHGFEYVVFGTLDVLTDNDPNPLGKISRSPFITAQIISYMIEGFVSAGVVPILNATGTVNPDVVRSLLTRKMSCPTLVEDKEKAKTLRKMGFDVVFVTGKGELLGKLPTLNVKPPIDLSDLERIRRKALEGAIVLLNRSVKKISVNDPFSVTGVLVFSDEEWILKLAEQVLKGERPSTGRAP
- the ispF gene encoding 2-C-methyl-D-erythritol 2,4-cyclodiphosphate synthase yields the protein MNLRVGIGTDRHALKKPGKMVLGGVVVSEEVGLKGHSDADVVCHALIDALLGAAALGDIGEYFDQSERWRNASSLVMLKRMRDLLVEKGWTIVNVDVTVTCGAVKLSPFRERMVETLANSLGIDKDSVNVKFKTANNLGFEASEGASAIAVCLISRSSSG
- the dnaB gene encoding replicative DNA helicase; protein product: MPLLPPHNLEAEEAVIGSILIDPSVVNDVMEVLRSNDFYSKKHQAIFAVMEKMYERGDPIDVLSVCEELKKTGQMKFVGSELDVARLAEAVPTSAHVMHYAKIVRDKSILRSLIEAGRNIVESAYEEREVDEILDEAERIVFDIAESRATKTYDHIGSIMHAVFENLEELRTKSSTVLEPGAVVSGLPTGFRVLDRQTSGFHKSDLIIIAARPSVGKTAFALTIARNMAVKFNLSVGIFSLEMSKEQLAQRLLCSESRVDLHKIRTGYLSDQEWERLTIGASKLYKANIVVDDEPSLDPRTLRAKARRMKREYNIDAIFVDYLQLMHTRGGGQESRQQEISEISRSLKLLARELDIAVVALSQLSRAVETREDKRPRLSDLRESGAIEQDADMVLFIYREEYYKKSEKLHEPHEAEIIIGKQRNGPIGTVKLMFEPQTASFHEVERIEVE
- a CDS encoding adenosine-specific kinase; this translates as MNIEVVQLNIPEGTNVILGHSHFIKTVEDLYEVVVTTNPNMKFGLAFNEASGPCLVRYEGNDQELIDVAIDNARRIGAGHLFVLLIRNGYPINILNQIKNVQEVCRIFAATANPLQVLVVQTDQGRSVIGVVDGFAVKGVESDKDREWRHNFLRQITKYKK
- a CDS encoding MFS transporter; amino-acid sequence: MKQQQKLALFSSEFLAYALLACMTLLSQYFVHIGLSPSFVGVLMALPSVNALWANQFYFLLAYRFGVRRVVLYAATIGIASLWILFLSKNAFMIFVFCFSLMLSQGGLVPLLESSLVELASRAQLSYGRIRLFGTFGYAAASFLVANLVNEGFVTLFVVYSMLFFSIGLLVQKSKLEMSFHRRPSVRATDKRFSVLFAIVTVAVGFNLFNTVFLPVLVKSKNFHAASVGLSFTLMALSETPFLLFAERITKRFGSFKLLSSAIFVVGLRLILASFVTTEVQLLLTQLLHGWTYIVIYYATLFLMRQKLSAHVLEGTQIVFWMSLQGIGPLLGSSVGGVVVEKMGAEPAYLTFGIIAMSLTIFSWAVEKIWFRKG
- a CDS encoding PIG-L deacetylase family protein, with the translated sequence MQHLVHKLKGMMKLPELDSFGKVLCVQPHPDDADISMGGTIAKLSQKGIRVYYVTVTDGSAGTRDESLVGKKLAEIRKKEQEKAAEILGVHELLWLDFEDLGDYTIEQVREKLIRIIRKIEPDAVFTVDPFAPYEVHPDHLRCGMSTAQAVSLYRLPKLVPGTSNHDVTAIGFFNTAFPNTFYPIEQEHLNRKFQAISQHKSQFDETSLQVLFSYLAEKSRAYSPVEGQLVEPFKVLPPVALHVISEAYML